Proteins found in one Gemmatimonadota bacterium genomic segment:
- a CDS encoding TonB-dependent receptor: protein MRPARFISVLVLAIFAFVTAGAGAQEAQEPADEVDFVMEEVTVTGSRIRGEAAESTAPVIILAKTQIQEKGLASIGDVLQTLTVQSNAINTQTNNGGDGSTRISLRGLGSGRTLVLVNGRRFVPGGTGANSSVDLNSIPASVIERIEVLKDGASAVYGSDAVGGVVNVITRSDLEGVEFEYYQGLSGAGDGDVIDASITTGLRSGRGSILFSAGYHSRKPVWTGDRDFSKADKAYDWEKNDGTFATNGSAATPEGTIIDRLEEEGNAAWQSIVERAGADAGVYFNAPSGGWRPFNSAGNSDDGSGDLYNYQPENYLYTPQTRYSAFLSGNYLFTDNLSGFFEVSYTNRQSDQKLAPTPLLIYFEDDVVLSADNRYNEYGRDFLDVRRRFVETSNRNFLQDLDTYRIVLGMEHEFRGFTGDLAFSYGRTSGTNVNEGQFILSNVRRALGPDSECAAPCVPLDLLHGAGTITDEMLKYIQYTGIARGFTQQKILQYNLTGDIVELPAGSLAMAVGASSRWEAGGAIPDPITATGNTTGNKGEATEGDYSVRAVYAETSIPLFQGEMGGLDVTAAGRLSDYDTFGTNFTYEAGARLELPRGLAFRSTYSKAFRAPSIAELYLGQSDSFPVVSDPCSVVDKADNPRDLTSQEMRNCASAGVPSDFEDTRAQIRARVSGSTDLDPERANTVTAGVVYQPDFLPDLDIAVSYYATKIEDEIGALGAGLILSNCYSQDAPTHCDLIQRDQFGVITNIFTTATNIGETETSGLDIELNYIDDTPLGLLSARLESNLLFAYDVYLPIPGGFEQLKGKGYYDLGVFPNWRHNANVGLKWGPASAGVTWQYVGGFQECEDDDCKGLYRDDVETTPVVRNVDANHLFGIQGSYRLFTGAGGSVITVGINNVFDQAPAVLFNGSLGTSDASTYDFLGRYLYVRLSHFL from the coding sequence ATGAGACCTGCCAGATTTATCTCCGTTCTTGTGCTTGCGATATTCGCCTTCGTCACAGCCGGCGCCGGCGCCCAGGAAGCCCAGGAACCGGCAGACGAGGTCGATTTCGTCATGGAAGAAGTGACGGTGACCGGTTCCCGGATCAGGGGCGAGGCCGCCGAATCCACCGCACCGGTCATCATCCTCGCCAAAACCCAGATACAGGAGAAGGGACTCGCGTCCATCGGCGATGTGCTCCAGACCCTGACCGTCCAGTCCAACGCCATCAATACCCAGACCAACAACGGGGGGGACGGATCCACCCGGATCAGTCTTCGCGGACTGGGCTCGGGCCGAACCCTCGTACTGGTCAACGGCCGCCGGTTCGTGCCGGGCGGAACCGGGGCGAACTCTTCCGTCGACCTGAACTCCATACCGGCTTCCGTCATCGAGCGAATCGAGGTACTCAAGGACGGCGCCTCGGCCGTATATGGTTCCGATGCGGTGGGCGGCGTCGTGAACGTCATCACCAGGTCCGACCTGGAAGGCGTGGAGTTCGAATACTACCAGGGGCTTTCGGGCGCGGGCGACGGTGACGTGATCGACGCCAGCATCACCACCGGCCTGCGAAGCGGCCGGGGCAGCATCCTGTTCTCCGCCGGATACCACAGCCGGAAGCCCGTCTGGACCGGTGACCGTGACTTCAGCAAAGCGGATAAGGCATACGACTGGGAGAAGAACGACGGGACCTTTGCCACGAACGGCAGTGCTGCGACGCCCGAAGGAACCATCATCGACCGTCTGGAGGAGGAAGGCAACGCGGCCTGGCAGTCGATCGTGGAAAGAGCCGGAGCGGACGCCGGGGTTTACTTTAACGCGCCGTCCGGTGGCTGGCGTCCTTTCAACTCAGCCGGAAATTCGGACGACGGCTCCGGCGACCTGTACAACTACCAACCGGAGAATTACCTGTACACTCCGCAGACGCGGTACTCCGCCTTCCTGAGCGGCAACTACCTGTTCACCGATAATCTGAGCGGCTTCTTCGAGGTATCGTACACCAACCGGCAGTCGGACCAGAAGCTGGCTCCTACCCCTCTGTTAATCTACTTCGAAGATGATGTCGTGCTGTCGGCCGACAACCGATACAACGAATACGGTCGGGACTTCCTCGACGTCCGCCGCCGTTTCGTCGAAACGAGTAACCGGAACTTCCTGCAAGACCTCGACACCTACCGGATCGTCCTGGGCATGGAGCACGAGTTCCGGGGATTCACCGGGGACCTGGCCTTCTCCTACGGCCGCACCAGTGGAACCAACGTCAACGAGGGGCAGTTCATCCTGAGTAACGTAAGGAGGGCGCTGGGACCCGATTCGGAGTGCGCGGCGCCCTGCGTACCCCTGGATCTGCTACACGGCGCTGGCACCATCACGGACGAGATGCTGAAATACATCCAGTACACCGGAATCGCGAGGGGTTTTACGCAGCAGAAGATCCTGCAGTACAACCTGACCGGCGACATCGTCGAATTGCCGGCGGGTTCCCTGGCCATGGCCGTAGGCGCTTCCTCGAGGTGGGAAGCCGGAGGTGCTATCCCCGATCCCATTACCGCCACGGGCAACACCACGGGCAACAAGGGAGAAGCGACCGAGGGCGATTACTCCGTCCGCGCGGTGTACGCCGAAACCAGTATTCCGCTCTTTCAGGGTGAGATGGGCGGCCTGGACGTGACGGCCGCCGGCCGGCTTTCTGACTACGACACCTTCGGGACGAACTTCACGTACGAAGCGGGCGCACGCCTCGAACTCCCGCGGGGCCTCGCCTTCCGTTCGACCTACTCGAAAGCCTTCCGCGCGCCGAGCATCGCCGAATTGTACCTGGGTCAGAGTGACAGCTTTCCGGTGGTCAGCGATCCCTGCAGCGTCGTGGACAAAGCCGACAACCCGCGCGATCTGACCTCGCAGGAGATGCGCAACTGCGCGTCCGCGGGCGTGCCTTCTGATTTCGAGGATACCCGTGCGCAGATACGGGCCAGGGTCAGCGGATCCACGGACCTCGATCCCGAGCGGGCCAACACGGTCACCGCCGGCGTGGTGTACCAGCCCGATTTCCTGCCGGATCTCGACATCGCGGTCAGTTATTACGCCACGAAGATCGAGGATGAAATCGGAGCGCTCGGCGCGGGGCTCATCCTGAGCAACTGCTACTCCCAGGACGCCCCGACACACTGCGACCTGATCCAACGGGACCAGTTCGGCGTAATCACCAACATTTTCACGACCGCCACCAATATCGGCGAGACGGAGACCAGCGGTCTCGACATCGAACTGAACTATATCGACGACACGCCGCTCGGTCTGCTCTCGGCGCGACTCGAGTCCAACCTCCTTTTCGCCTACGACGTGTACCTGCCCATACCGGGCGGTTTCGAACAGTTAAAGGGCAAGGGTTACTACGACCTGGGCGTGTTTCCCAACTGGCGGCATAATGCCAATGTCGGATTGAAGTGGGGACCGGCATCGGCGGGCGTGACGTGGCAGTACGTCGGCGGGTTCCAGGAGTGCGAAGACGATGACTGCAAGGGCCTGTACCGCGACGACGTCGAAACGACCCCGGTGGTCCGAAACGTGGATGCGAACCACCTCTTCGGTATCCAGGGGTCCTACCGGTTGTTTACCGGTGCCGGCGGTTCGGTGATCACAGTCGGTATCAACAACGTTTTCGACCAGGCGCCCGCGGTTCTCTTCAACGGCTCCCTGGGGACGTCGGACGCATCGACGTACGACTTCCTGGGCAGGTACCTGTACGTGCGCCTTTCCCACTTTCTGTAA